In Streptomyces violaceusniger Tu 4113, one DNA window encodes the following:
- a CDS encoding LCP family protein yields MTTDSSEPAPRRRRRWPRVLALGVAMLVLSVAGAGWWFYERLDGNIRTDTRTADELRKYEAERPVSVVRDAQNILLIGSDNRGGKGNGKYGKDTGTQRSDTTILLHLQAGGKSATAVSIPRDLMVDIPACDQPDGKRTQARFAQFNWAFEAGGAACSIRTVEKLTGIRVDHHLIVDFSGFKRLVNAVGGVEMCLKEPVDDDDAHLKLPAGRQVLHGEQALGYVRARYSIGDGSDTERIGRQQEFMGSLVKKVQSNGVLLNPAKLYPVLNAATSSLTTDPGLDSLKDLYALVRGVRDIPREKIRFLTIPQQPYTYNKNRDELVQPDADRLFRQLRLDRPVPVAHTVTASTGGDQKAGNLSPYQGTTAARGICE; encoded by the coding sequence GTGACGACCGACAGCTCTGAGCCTGCGCCGAGACGCAGGCGCCGCTGGCCGCGTGTTCTCGCGCTGGGCGTGGCCATGCTGGTGCTGTCGGTCGCCGGGGCGGGGTGGTGGTTCTACGAGCGCCTCGACGGCAATATCCGTACCGATACCCGGACCGCGGACGAGCTGAGGAAGTACGAGGCCGAGCGGCCGGTATCGGTGGTGCGGGACGCGCAGAACATCCTGCTGATCGGCTCCGACAACCGGGGCGGCAAGGGCAACGGCAAATACGGCAAGGACACCGGCACCCAGCGCTCGGACACCACGATCCTGCTGCATCTGCAGGCCGGTGGAAAGAGCGCCACCGCCGTCTCCATCCCGCGCGACCTGATGGTGGACATCCCGGCCTGCGACCAGCCGGACGGAAAGCGGACCCAGGCCCGATTCGCCCAGTTCAACTGGGCGTTCGAGGCCGGTGGCGCGGCCTGTTCGATCCGCACCGTCGAGAAGCTGACCGGGATCCGCGTCGACCACCATCTGATCGTGGACTTCAGCGGCTTCAAGCGGCTGGTGAACGCGGTCGGCGGGGTGGAGATGTGCCTGAAGGAGCCCGTGGACGACGATGACGCGCATCTGAAGCTGCCCGCGGGCCGTCAGGTCCTCCACGGGGAGCAGGCGCTGGGCTATGTGCGCGCCCGGTACAGCATCGGCGACGGCAGCGACACGGAGCGCATCGGCAGGCAACAGGAGTTCATGGGCTCGCTTGTGAAGAAAGTGCAGAGCAATGGTGTGCTGCTCAATCCGGCGAAGCTGTATCCGGTGCTCAACGCGGCGACGTCCTCGCTGACCACGGATCCGGGGCTGGATTCGCTCAAGGATCTGTACGCGCTGGTGCGCGGGGTGCGGGACATCCCGCGGGAGAAGATCCGGTTCCTCACGATTCCGCAGCAGCCCTACACGTACAACAAGAACCGGGATGAGCTCGTCCAGCCCGACGCCGACCGCTTGTTCCGGCAGTTGCGGCTGGATCGCCCGGTGCCGGTGGCCCACACCGTCACGGCCTCGACGGGCGGCGACCAGAAGGCCGGCAACCTCAGCCCGTACCAAGGGACGACGGCCGCGCGAGGCATCTGCGAGTAA
- a CDS encoding LCP family protein — protein MDAQGPGGAGDLDPADQWVFDPNTGNYELRLNAAETSADDTTELRRVSRSSSRDGATDSEPRGRRRAAKRESEKEKEKATGPVSRRKPKPKKSKTKKALYWGSGTLAFLLVGGSAAAYFVYQHLNNNISKVDVGENNAAVSDGPMNILLIGTDRRDGKGNEGYGDAGSVGHADTTLLFHVSEDRSNATVLSIPRDMITDIPNCRTKQKDGAFKSIPGESEVRFNTSLGQEGRDPGCTWQTVEKLTGLQIDHFMMADFNAVKEMSSAVGGVEVCLAKDVNDPKSHLNLKKGRHTIQGEEALAFVRTRHTVGFGGDLDRIKLQQQFLSSLMRKMKDSGTLTSPGKMWGLAQTATKALTVDTGIGTVNKLASLGKNLSKVDLKNVTFATVPVVDNTDGATVLLDKTKAEPLFSMVRQDVSLTEVKKKEKAAKDEQAARLKGPKSDPADVRVKVLNGSGQFGAAQETVDWMQNTEGMLLTSNGGNAPSELKKTTLEYAPNQADQARRLADSMGLPASAMKEGTKDAEPKAEMSLTLGADFKGAGTPISAPAKAPKDIQRVEADDKNVCAK, from the coding sequence GTGGACGCGCAAGGCCCTGGCGGGGCGGGTGACTTGGACCCAGCCGATCAGTGGGTGTTCGACCCGAACACGGGCAATTACGAGCTGCGGCTGAACGCCGCCGAGACATCGGCGGACGACACCACGGAGCTGCGACGGGTCTCCAGATCGTCGAGCCGTGACGGCGCCACCGACTCCGAGCCCAGGGGGCGCCGGCGGGCGGCCAAACGGGAGTCGGAGAAGGAAAAGGAGAAGGCGACGGGCCCGGTCAGCCGTCGCAAGCCGAAGCCGAAGAAGTCGAAGACGAAGAAGGCGCTGTACTGGGGCAGCGGCACCCTGGCCTTCCTGCTCGTGGGCGGTTCGGCCGCGGCGTACTTCGTCTATCAGCACCTCAACAACAACATCAGCAAGGTCGACGTCGGCGAGAACAACGCCGCGGTCTCCGACGGCCCGATGAACATCCTGCTGATCGGCACCGACCGGCGCGACGGCAAGGGCAACGAGGGGTACGGCGACGCGGGGAGCGTCGGTCACGCCGACACCACACTGCTCTTCCATGTCTCGGAGGACCGGTCCAACGCGACCGTGCTGTCCATTCCGCGCGACATGATCACCGACATCCCGAACTGCCGTACGAAGCAGAAGGACGGTGCCTTCAAGAGCATCCCGGGCGAGTCGGAGGTGCGCTTCAACACCAGCCTGGGCCAGGAGGGGCGCGACCCCGGCTGCACCTGGCAGACGGTCGAGAAGCTCACCGGGCTGCAGATCGACCACTTCATGATGGCCGACTTCAACGCGGTCAAGGAGATGTCCTCGGCGGTCGGCGGGGTCGAGGTGTGTCTCGCCAAGGACGTCAACGACCCCAAGTCGCATCTGAACCTCAAGAAGGGGCGCCATACGATCCAGGGCGAGGAGGCGCTGGCGTTCGTCCGGACCCGGCACACCGTCGGCTTCGGCGGCGACCTGGACCGGATCAAGCTCCAGCAGCAGTTCCTGAGCTCGCTGATGCGCAAGATGAAGGACAGCGGGACGCTCACCAGCCCGGGCAAGATGTGGGGCCTGGCCCAGACCGCCACCAAGGCGCTCACCGTGGACACCGGGATCGGCACCGTCAACAAGCTGGCCTCGCTGGGGAAGAACCTGAGCAAGGTCGACCTCAAGAACGTCACCTTCGCGACCGTCCCGGTCGTCGACAACACCGACGGTGCGACCGTGCTGCTCGACAAGACCAAGGCCGAGCCGCTGTTCTCCATGGTCCGCCAGGACGTGTCCCTGACCGAGGTCAAGAAGAAGGAGAAGGCGGCCAAGGACGAGCAGGCGGCACGGCTGAAGGGGCCCAAGTCCGATCCCGCCGATGTCCGGGTCAAGGTGCTCAACGGCAGCGGGCAGTTCGGCGCCGCCCAGGAGACCGTCGACTGGATGCAGAACACCGAGGGGATGCTCCTCACCAGCAACGGCGGAAACGCTCCGTCAGAGCTGAAGAAGACGACGCTCGAGTACGCTCCCAACCAGGCCGACCAGGCGCGTCGGCTGGCCGACAGCATGGGGCTGCCCGCCTCCGCCATGAAGGAAGGCACGAAGGACGCCGAGCCGAAGGCGGAGATGAGCCTGACGCTGGGCGCGGACTTCAAGGGCGCCGGCACACCGATCTCCGCTCCGGCGAAGGCGCCGAAGGACATTCAACGGGTCGAGGCCGACGACAAGAACGTC
- a CDS encoding TIGR03089 family protein, whose amino-acid sequence MNATDRTPADLLGSALAADPARPLVTFYDDATGERVELSVATFANWVAKTANLLQDDLAAAPGERCALLLPAHWQTAVWLVACSSVGVLVDIGGDPASADLVVSGPDTLKEARECSGERVALSLQPLGGRFPQLPEGFADYAVEVPSQGDRFAPYSPVDPEAPALAVGGVELTSAEVVERAQADAAAQGLGPGSRILSGLPYDGWEGLSYGLYAPLATGGSVVLCRHLDRLDEKGLAGRKESERVTATMP is encoded by the coding sequence GTGAACGCCACCGATCGCACCCCCGCCGACCTGCTGGGATCCGCGCTCGCCGCGGACCCGGCCCGCCCGCTCGTGACCTTCTACGACGACGCCACGGGCGAACGTGTCGAACTCTCCGTGGCCACCTTCGCCAATTGGGTGGCGAAGACCGCCAATCTGCTCCAGGACGATCTGGCCGCAGCGCCGGGCGAGAGATGCGCACTGCTGCTGCCCGCCCACTGGCAGACCGCCGTGTGGCTGGTGGCCTGCTCCTCGGTCGGGGTCCTCGTGGACATCGGGGGCGACCCGGCCTCCGCCGATCTCGTCGTCAGCGGCCCGGACACCCTCAAGGAGGCACGGGAGTGCTCCGGTGAGCGGGTGGCGCTGTCGCTGCAGCCGCTGGGCGGCCGGTTCCCCCAGCTACCGGAGGGGTTCGCGGACTACGCCGTGGAGGTGCCCAGCCAGGGCGACCGCTTCGCCCCGTACTCCCCCGTGGACCCGGAGGCGCCCGCGCTTGCCGTCGGCGGTGTGGAGCTGACGAGCGCGGAGGTGGTGGAGCGGGCGCAGGCCGACGCCGCCGCGCAGGGGCTCGGGCCCGGTTCGCGGATCCTCTCGGGGCTGCCGTACGACGGCTGGGAGGGACTGTCGTACGGGCTGTACGCACCGCTGGCCACCGGCGGTTCAGTGGTGCTCTGCCGCCATCTGGACCGGCTGGACGAGAAGGGGCTGGCGGGGCGCAAGGAGAGCGAGCGCGTCACCGCCACCATGCCCTGA
- a CDS encoding peptidoglycan recognition protein family protein → MRAYLASSIGVACTAALALPLAVYPGPAHARAERTAATSFGSGSTQSLPLLPLVADGLDRGLAASGGDAPAPAPADRGVAASRVRPFSLVGVVWDQPSADLRGRVQVRTRAVGGEWSPWRELLPYGDDGPDPDSPELRGVRAHGGTAPLWVGDSDGVQARVRPEEGVAVADGGAGAGVGAGAAARSAALPSGLRLELIDPGEAPAPPPPDRAVLRALPAHPVPTAGAAAKPGAVSAPGGAAPGTRPSAGSSGKPSWGHSGVSAQPPSRPSRWSARPSPRPSRPSVEPSLPSRWSAKPSPGPAGSSAKPLPYPSTHSTHSTPPTSPPSSITPPPNALAEEATKANAARYSAPRPSIVTRAGWGADEKIRETGHVYSKTVKVAFIHHTVTGNKYRCSQAPSVMRSIYRYHVKSLGWRDYGYNFTIDKCGKIYEGRSGGVTKAVRGAHTLGFNTNSMGVAVLGTFSAKKPPAKAVKAIAKLTAWKLGLFKRNPRGTTHLVSGGGNKYKKGASVKLHVIAGHRDGFATECPGKDLYKKLGSVRKTAARLQGR, encoded by the coding sequence ATGCGTGCATACCTGGCATCCTCGATCGGCGTCGCGTGCACCGCCGCCCTCGCCCTGCCCCTCGCCGTCTATCCCGGCCCCGCACATGCCCGGGCCGAGCGGACCGCCGCAACCTCCTTCGGCTCCGGCTCCACGCAGTCGCTGCCGCTCCTTCCGCTCGTGGCGGACGGACTCGACCGGGGGTTGGCCGCATCCGGTGGCGACGCTCCGGCACCGGCCCCGGCCGACCGGGGGGTCGCCGCGTCGCGCGTACGGCCGTTCTCGCTCGTCGGCGTCGTCTGGGACCAGCCCTCCGCCGACCTCCGCGGCCGGGTACAGGTCCGCACCCGCGCGGTCGGCGGCGAGTGGTCCCCATGGCGCGAGCTGCTCCCGTACGGGGACGACGGCCCCGACCCCGACTCGCCCGAACTCCGCGGGGTACGGGCCCACGGCGGCACGGCGCCGCTGTGGGTGGGCGACTCGGACGGCGTGCAGGCGCGGGTGCGGCCGGAGGAGGGGGTGGCGGTGGCGGACGGGGGCGCTGGTGCGGGCGTGGGCGCAGGTGCGGCTGCCCGGTCGGCGGCGCTGCCGTCCGGGCTGCGGCTGGAGCTGATCGACCCCGGCGAGGCCCCGGCGCCGCCACCCCCGGACCGGGCCGTACTGCGCGCCCTTCCGGCACATCCGGTGCCGACGGCGGGGGCTGCCGCGAAGCCGGGTGCCGTATCGGCGCCGGGGGGTGCCGCGCCGGGCACGAGACCGTCGGCGGGGTCGTCCGGGAAGCCGTCCTGGGGGCACTCGGGGGTGTCCGCCCAGCCACCCTCCCGGCCCTCGAGGTGGTCCGCGAGGCCGTCTCCCAGGCCCTCCAGGCCATCCGTCGAGCCGTCCTTGCCCTCCAGGTGGTCCGCGAAGCCGTCCCCCGGACCCGCCGGGTCATCCGCCAAGCCGCTGCCGTACCCCTCCACCCACTCCACCCACTCCACACCCCCCACCTCGCCGCCCAGCTCCATCACCCCGCCGCCCAACGCACTCGCCGAGGAGGCGACCAAGGCGAACGCCGCCCGCTACAGCGCGCCGCGGCCCAGCATCGTCACCCGCGCGGGCTGGGGCGCCGACGAGAAGATCCGTGAAACGGGCCACGTCTACAGCAAGACCGTGAAGGTCGCCTTCATCCACCACACCGTGACGGGCAATAAGTACCGCTGCTCCCAGGCGCCCTCCGTTATGCGCAGTATCTACCGTTACCACGTGAAGAGCCTGGGATGGCGCGATTACGGCTACAACTTCACCATCGACAAGTGCGGAAAAATCTACGAAGGCCGCTCCGGCGGTGTCACCAAAGCCGTACGCGGAGCGCACACCCTGGGCTTCAACACCAACAGCATGGGTGTCGCTGTCCTCGGTACTTTCTCCGCCAAGAAGCCCCCCGCCAAGGCGGTCAAGGCCATCGCCAAGCTCACCGCGTGGAAACTGGGCCTCTTCAAGCGAAATCCGCGCGGCACCACGCATCTGGTGTCCGGCGGCGGCAACAAGTACAAAAAGGGCGCCAGCGTAAAGCTCCATGTGATCGCAGGTCACCGCGACGGCTTTGCCACCGAGTGCCCGGGCAAGGACCTCTACAAGAAGCTCGGTTCGGTACGGAAGACAGCCGCCCGCCTCCAGGGGCGCTGA
- a CDS encoding sugar phosphate nucleotidyltransferase: MTIAPATPSPEAILLVGGKGTRLRPMTVHTPKPMVPAAGVPFLTHQLARARAAGVEHIVLATSYLAEVFEPYFGDGSALGLHLEYVTEEEPLGTGGAIRNVASRLRSGPDDPVLIFNGDILTGLDIRALVDNHRTTGADVSLHLTRVPDPRAYGLVPTDEQGRVTAFLEKPQTPEEIVTDQINAGAYVFNRSVIDTIPADRPVSVERETFPGLLAAGAHLQGMVDSTYWLDLGTPQAFVRGSADLVLGRAPSPAVPGRCGDRLVLDSASVAGDAKLTGGTVIGPQARVGAGARIDGSTVLEGAVVEEGAQVRDSLVGAGARIGARTVLQGAVVGDGALVGPDNELRDGVRVWCGADIPAGAVRFSSDQ; this comes from the coding sequence GTGACCATTGCGCCAGCAACGCCATCGCCAGAGGCGATCCTCCTGGTCGGCGGCAAGGGAACCCGGTTGCGCCCGATGACGGTGCACACTCCCAAGCCGATGGTCCCGGCGGCCGGCGTTCCGTTTCTGACCCACCAACTCGCCCGCGCCCGCGCCGCCGGGGTCGAGCACATCGTGCTCGCCACCTCCTATCTGGCGGAGGTCTTCGAGCCGTACTTCGGTGACGGCTCCGCGCTCGGCCTGCACCTGGAGTACGTCACGGAGGAGGAACCCCTCGGCACCGGCGGCGCCATCCGCAACGTCGCCTCCCGGCTGCGCTCGGGCCCCGACGACCCGGTGCTGATCTTCAACGGCGACATCCTCACCGGCCTCGACATCCGCGCCCTCGTCGACAACCACCGCACGACGGGCGCCGATGTCTCCCTGCACCTCACCCGGGTCCCCGACCCCCGCGCGTACGGGCTGGTGCCCACCGACGAACAGGGCAGGGTCACCGCCTTCCTGGAGAAGCCGCAGACCCCCGAGGAAATCGTCACCGACCAGATCAACGCGGGCGCGTACGTCTTCAACCGTTCGGTCATCGACACCATCCCCGCCGACCGCCCCGTCTCCGTCGAACGCGAGACCTTCCCCGGTCTGCTGGCCGCGGGCGCGCATCTGCAGGGCATGGTCGACTCCACGTACTGGCTCGACCTCGGCACCCCCCAGGCCTTCGTCCGCGGCTCGGCGGACCTGGTGCTGGGCCGGGCCCCCTCCCCGGCCGTACCGGGACGCTGCGGTGACCGCCTCGTCCTGGACAGCGCCTCGGTCGCGGGCGACGCCAAGCTGACCGGCGGCACGGTCATCGGCCCCCAGGCCCGGGTGGGCGCGGGCGCGCGCATCGACGGCAGCACGGTGCTGGAGGGCGCCGTCGTGGAGGAGGGCGCCCAGGTGCGCGATTCGCTCGTCGGCGCGGGCGCGCGCATCGGCGCCCGTACGGTGCTGCAGGGCGCGGTGGTCGGGGACGGCGCGCTGGTCGGCCCGGACAACGAGCTGCGGGACGGCGTACGCGTGTGGTGCGGCGCGGACATCCCGGCGGGGGCGGTCCGCTTCTCGTCCGACCAGTGA